DNA from Dokdonella koreensis DS-123:
CGGTCCAGGCCACCGCGCTGGGCGCGCTGACCCAAACCGGCTCGCCGCTGACGGCATCGATGCTGCGCGACCTCGAATCGCACCAGCGCATCGAGGCTGCGCACATCGTCGGCGACCTCGTGCACCGCGCGGCCGCGCTCGGCGTCGCCGCGCCGCTGCTGGGCATCGCCTGGACCCACCTGCAGGCGCACCTGCTGCGGCAGGGACCGGCGAAGACCGCGTGACGGCGCCGGCCGGTACCGGCTGCCCGTCTCGCCGCGGCGCCGGTCAGCGGACCTGACGCCGCGGCTTCCGAAAAGCCGATCGCGTTACGGCGGACAGTCCGGGGTGCCGAGCGGCCGTGTCAGGCGCGTGAGGTCCAGCGTCGCCGGCACGGGCAGCTGACCGGGCCGCGGCCGTAGCTCGGCGCGGCCGCGATCGCCACAGGACACCTCCAGCACCGGCACCTCGCCCCAGGGCGCCAGCACCAGCTGGCTGGCATCGAACCCGGCACCGAACCGGGTGCCGGCACGGTTGAACAGCGTCAGCTGCGACGCGCCCGGCTCGATCGTGCCCTCGGCCCAGGTCTGCACGCCGTCGGCGCCGGCGTCGAACCAGCCGATCCAGCTGCGTCCGTGGCCCAGCTGCTGGATCAGGAAGCCGCTGCCGGTGAACGCCGGGTCGAACCAGGCCCCGCTGGTCTGCGGCGGCGCCGCGGGCGCCGCATCGCAGTTCAGGCCCTCCAGCGCGCTCAACCGCGTCAGCGCGACCTCGCCGCTGCCCCAGCCTTCCGGGCCTTCCCAGCGCATGCGGCCGCGGTCGCAGCCGTCGAAGCTGATCAGGATGCGGCCCCAGGGCTCGTGCACGAACTGCTGGCCGCCATCGCCGCCGGCCTGGCGTACCGGCCGCGTGACCTGGTCGAACACGATGCCGCCGTCGACCACGGTGCCGACGCCGTTCAACCACGCCTGGTCGCCCGCCACGCCTTGTCCCGGGTACGTGTAGAAGTACACGTGCGCACGCGGCGCATCGAGGATCTCCAGATAGATACCCTCGCCGGCACGCGACGGATCGAACCACAAGCCGCTGTAGCGTGCGTCGATCGCCGTGGCCGCCGGCCGCGGCGGGATCACCGCGTCCAGGGCCGGCACCGAGGCCTGCGGATCGAAGCGGCAATCGCCGTCGGCACCCGCCGTGGCCAGGGCCTGGCACCGCTGCTGCAGGTCGGCGACCTGCGGGCGATCGCCGCCGGCCATCCAGGCGCGCAGCGCCTCCCAGCCGGCCAGTCCTTCCGCCGTGGAAAAGCCGCAATGACTCGGTGCCTGCTCGGCCACGATCGCGCTGACGAGCTGGCCGGCCGGCAGGTGCCGCCGCAGCACGTCCTGATTGGCCGGCACCACGAGCTGGTCGTCGCTGGTGTGCAGCGAGAGCACCTTGGCGCTGCCCACCGCACCGCGGAAATCCGATGCCCAGCGCAGCGACAGCGCGGCCAGCGGATCGGCGTCGACGCGCGCGATGCCGGTCTCGATCGCCGGGTCGGCATAGGCGACGCCGCGGGTGGCCAGCGGATTGCGCCCGGCCATCTTGTCGGGCGCGCGCACCACGTCGCTCAGCGCATAGATCGCGTAGGCCATGTTGGTGATGAAGAACGTCTCGTCATCGGTCCCGGCCACCGCCATCAGCTGCGCCAGCCGCCGCTTCATGCCGCTGCTGCGCAAGGGCTCGGGCAGGTTGACGCCGGTGCACTGGTTGAGCGGGATCAGTGCCCGCAGCACCTCGACCTGGTTCTCCAGGTCCTCGATGTCGGCAGGGATGTCGCCGAGGTCGAGCGCCCACGGCAGCGGCTGGGGCCCTCGCGGCAGGCGGCCGGATCCGTCGCAGACCACGTCGTAGGCCAGGCGCATGTCGATCGCGTGATCCCAGAGACGCGAGCCGGCCGCCGCCGGACACAGCGCATAGGCGCCGCGAACCGGCGGCAGTCCCGGCGTCTCGGCCAGCTTGAGCGCCAGCAGGCCGCCGAGCGAACCACCGAACGGCACGATCTCGCCGGGCGCGCCGTACTCCTCGGTGAAGAGCGCGAGCAGCTCGCGGTTGTCCTCGATCGCCGTGAACACCGCCCAGCCGCGCTGGGCATAGGCCGAGGCGGCGACCGCATAGCCCTGCGAGAGCATGACGTCGCGCAGCGGCCCCAGCGACGGCGGGCCGTCGGCCTCCGAGAAATTGAACCCGTGCTGGTAGAGCACCAGCGGTCCGCCGGCCTGCCAGCCCGCGGGTACCGCGATGCGATACCAGACGCCCGACGCGGTGGTACCGCTGATCTCCTGCGCGTGCGCGCTCAAGCCCAGCAGCAGCAACAGCATTGCCACGAAGCGCATCGGCCGATCCCCAAGGAAGAATGTGATGAACTTAGTCCGCAGGAGCTGAGCGAATCGTTAAAGTGTGCCGTCCGCAGGCCGTCGCCTGCGTCCCCGGGGACACACGACCATGCAGATCCTGCTTACCGGTGCCGGCGGTCTGCTCGGACGTGCGATCGCGCGCCAGCTGGTCGACCGCGGCCACCTGGTACGCGCGCTGGTACGCACGCCGCAGCCGCCGCTGGACGCGCTCGGCGTCGAGCAATGGGAAGGCACGACCGAATCGCTGGACACCGTCATCGCCATCGCCAACGGCTGCGATGCGATCGTCCACGTCGCCGGCAACGCCGATCCGCTGGCGGCCATCGAGGCCTGCTACGAGGCCAACGTCGCCGCCACCGACGTCGTGCTGGCCGCCGCCGAGCTGGCCGGCGTGCGCCGCCTGGTGTTCACCTCGTGCGCCAGCGTGGTGGTCGGCGTGCACGACATCAACGGCGGTGGCGAAACACTGCCGTATCCGCCGCGCTGGCCGGCCGCCTACCCGCACGCCAAGGCGCTGGCCGAACAGCGCGTGCTGGCCGCCAACGGCGAGGCGCTGGCGACGGTCGCGCTGCGGCCCGGCCTGCTGTGGGCGCCCGAGGAAGCACGCGTGACGCCGCGCCTGATCGACCTGGCGCGCCGCGGCCGCCTGCGCCTGACGGCCAGTCCCGCCAACCGCATCGACTGCTGCCACGTCGAGAATGCGGCACTGGCCCATGCGCTCGCGGTCGAGCGCCTGGAACCGGATGCGGCGATCGCCGGCCGCAGCTATTTCGTCAGCGACGGCGAGCCGATCAGCATCGAGGCCCTGCTCGCGGCGCTGCTGCGCGCGCACGGACTGGCGCTTCCGACGCGCCGGCTCTCGCCGCAGCTGGCGCACTGGCTGGCGGCCAGTGCCGGCCTGCGCCGGCGCCTGCCCGGCGGCCGGCAGCCGCTGCTGGAACCGTTCCTGCTCAACCTCGTCAACCGCAACGCCTGGTTCAACATCGCCGCCGCACGCCGCGACCTGGGCTACGCGCCGCAGGCGTCCACGCGTGACGCCCTGGCGCGCCTGGCGCGCCGCTGACCGCCAGCCCCGCCGGCCCCGGCCCGGGAACGCCGCGGCTCACGCACGCGCGATCCTCCCGCGTCCGCCGGTCAGCGATCGCAGCCGCGCAGCGGCACCGCGAGTTCCGACTGGAGCGAGGGCGGCGCCGGAACCGTGGCTGCGCGCCGGCGTGCCGTGGCGAGAGCGGCGGCGGCCTCGTCGCAGCGCTCCTGCGCGGCCAGCGCTTGCGCGAGCTTGAGCGAGCGCTGGCCGACGTCGGCTTCCTGCGCGTGACGTCCTTCGCGGTTGCGTTCGAGCATGCGGCGGTAGGCGGCCTCGGCGCCGGGCGCGTCGCCCTGCGCCAGCAGCGCGTCGCCGAGCAGTTGCAGCGTATCGACGCTGGCCAGGTCGTTCTCGGCCGACAGCGCCTCGCCGATCGCCAGCGCCTGGCGCAGCGGCGGCTCGGCGGCCTTCGGATCACCGCGGCGCAGGAGCAGGCCGGCCTGCTGGTTGAGCTGGACCGCGTAGTTGCCGGACCGCTCGCCGAACAGCTCGCGCGTCGCGACCAGCACCTGGCCCATCAATGCCTCGGCCTCGCTGCTGCGGCCCTGCGCCTCGAGCGCCGAGGCCAGCATCGACTGCGCGTATACCGTGTACGGGTGTCGCTCACCCTGGAACTCGCGGGCCCGACGCAGTGCCTCCTCGAGCAGGTCCAGCGCTTCGTCGCCGCGGTCGGTGCCGATCAGTTCCTGGCCGAGGCTCAGCAGGTTGGCGGTGGTGCCCGGGTCGCCTTCCGGCAGGTGGCGTCGTCCGTGCGCCAGTGCTTCGTGCAGCCGCGCGACCATGCGGTCCTTGCGGCCCGCCGCGCTGTCCAGCATCGCTTGCGCATGCAGGATGCGGTTGTGCAGGCCGGCCTCTTCGGGCGTGGCGTCGCCGATCACCGCCTGCGCGCGCTCCAGCAGCGCAGCGGCCCGGTCGCGGTCGGTCTGCCGCAGCGCCATCGCCTGCAGCCAGTAGCGCTGCGCGCGGACCGAGGACGGAAGCTCCGGGTCGTGCTCGGCCAGCGCGACGGCGCGGTCCAGCAGCGGTTGCGCGGCATGGTTGTCGTTGAGCTTGAGATAGACGGTCGCCAGGGTCGTCAGCAGTTCGCCCATCACGGCCGGCTCGTCGGCCAGTTCGGTCTCGATGCGCCGGGCCCCCTCGGCCAGCAAGGTGTCGACATCCGGCCGGACGCCGCGATTGCGCGCCGGATCGGCCTGCTCGAACACGCTGGCCAGGAAACCGCTGACCCGGCGGGCCGTGCGCGCCTCGCGCTCGGCGCGGTCGCGCGCCAGGTCCAGGTTCCAGAGGAAATAGCCGATCGTCGCGACCAGCACCAGGCCGGCCGCGAACAGGCCGATCGTGCCGAGCCGGTGGCGCCGTACCAGCAGGCCGAACCGATGCAGCGATCCGCCGCGGCGGGCGGCGACCGGACGGTGCTCGACCAGGGCGCGCAGGTCGGCGGCGAAGCCTTCGACATTGGCATAGCGCGCCTCGGCCTGGGCGGCGGTCGCGCGGCGGCACACCGCCTCGACATCGGCGCGGCGCGAGCGCGCCGGGGTTCGCTCCAGCAGCGCGGCGAGCAGGCGGCCGAGCTGGTAGATGTCCTGGGCCACGCCGGCGGGGTCGCCGCGATGCTGCTCGGGGCTCGCATAGCCGGGTGTCGCGGCGCGCCGGGCCGGATCGTCGCTGGCGTCGTCCAGGGCCGCCGCGATTCCGAAGTCCAGCAGCTTGGGCACGCCGTCGGCGTCCACCAGGATGTTGGACGGCTTGATGTCGCGATGGACCACCAGCCGCGCATGCGCGTAGGCGACGGCGGCGCACACGGCCAGCATCAGGCCGATGCGCGCCCGCAGGTCGCACTGGTGGCGATCGCACCAGCGATCGATGCGCTCGCCCTCGACGTGGTCCATCGCGAACCACAGCAATCCGGTTTCGCTGCGGCCGCCGTCGAGGAGCCGCGCGATGTTCGGATGCTGCAGCCGCGCCAGCAGCCGCCGCTCGCGCGCGAGCAGCGCCTCGGCGACGTCGGCGTCGGCCTCCGGCGCGATCAGCTTCAACGCCACCTGCTGCTCGAATGCGCCGTCGGCGCGTTCGGCCAGATGCACCACGCCCAGGCCGCCCTGGCCGATCTCGCGCACGACGCGAAACGGGCCGATGCGCGTGCCCGGTTCCAGCGGCGCCAGCCCGGCGCCGAGCAGGGACGAGACCAGCCGGCTGCGCAAGGCGCCGCCGGGTTCGAAGGTCAACGTCGTCACGGCGCCTCCAGGATGTGGGCCAGGCGCTCGCGCGCCTGCGCCCACAGCCATTGCACGGTGCGCAACGGAATCGCGGCGGCTTCGGCGGTCTCGGTCTCGGTCATGCCGGCGAAAAAACGGCACTCGACGACGCGCACCATGTTCCCGTTCTCGACGGCGAGGCGCGTCAGCGCCTGGTCGAGGGCGACGAAACGGTTCGCTTCCTCGCCGATCTCCTGGTCGATCTGGTCCAGCTCGACGCGGCGCTGGTCGCCGCCGCGCTTGGCGGTGGCGCGTTCGCGGGCGTAGGCGCAGATCACCTGGCGCATGATCCTGGCCGTCAAGGCGAAGAAATGCTGCCGGTTCTCCGGCACCGCATCGCCCGCATCGACGATGCGCAGGTACCACTCGTTGACCAGACCGGTGGTGTTGAGGGTCGGCATCGTCGCGCCCTGCGCCAGCTGATGCCGCGCCAGCCGCTTGATGTCGGCATAGGTCCGCCGCAACAGCCGCGCCCAGGCATCGCGCTCGCCGTCGCGGGCCTGGTCGAGCAGTCGGGTGATGTCTTCGGGAACGTCCACCAGCGGCGCGGGTCCGGCAACCGGCGCCATCTTGGGCCGCGCGGGCCGGCCGCGTCCAGCCGCGGGCCGCGGCGCGGCCAGGTCGCGCTCGACGGCCGCGCACGGCACGGCCGCGACCAGGCCGCTAGACACGGCGGGTCGCGCGTGGCGTGCCGGCGCGCCGGCGGCCGGACGATGCGCGGCCGCCGGCGGCGCACGGGGCCGCGTTCATGTGCCCGGATCGGCCGGATCTTCGAAGTTCACGGTCATGATCAGATGGATGTCCGGATAGTTGACGCCGCCGCCAAAGTCGCCGGTCGCCAGGTCCGTCGGTTCGGGATTCCCGCAGCCCGATGCCGCCAGGAAGCTCGGGGCGGTCTGGCCGGCCGAGTTGGCGCCGAGCAGGAATTCCAGGCCGTCCTCGGCCGTCACCTCGACCACCAGGTCGACCGCGACCGGCGTGCCGGCCGACGTCTCGATCAGGCCGGCGACCGGAAGGTTCTTGAGCGCTCCGCTGTCGCTGATCGAGACCTGGGTACGCGCCGAACCGATCGGCGTGAGGTTGGCGTAGGTCAGCGGCGCACCGTCCGGAATCGTGTACAGCGTCGTCTTGATGTGCTGGTTCTTGCGCGCCAGCTCGATGCCCACCTCGACGCTGGCGACCTCGATCGTGTCGGTGGCCACGCCGGACAGCACCGGCACGCCGGCCAGGTCGAACCGCCGCAGGTACGACGTCGGCTGCAGCGCGCAGCCGATGTTGAGCGGATGGGTGATCGTGCGCGGGTCCACGCTCTGCGTCAGCATCGGCGCGGTCGGTTCGAAGCCCGCGCCGAACAGCCGGTTGTGGCGGAACGGGCAGCGCGCCGCGCCCTGCAGCTCGACCGCGTCGATGTTGACCTGGGTGCCGTTGCTGCCCCAGTTCGGCCAGGTGGCGAAGTCGGGCCACCAGTAGTTCGGGACGTGGTAGTGGAAGGCGATGCGGCCGGTCCCCGACATCGGCAGGTCGTCGATCTGGTAGCGGCTCCAGTAGAACGGGTACGCCGGCCAGCCGTCGCTCTGTTCGGGCCAGGCGAGGTTCTCGTTGATCGCCAGGACGGCGGTCGTGAAGTCGCCGACCGCGGCCTCGTCGGCGCCGACGTCCAGGCACGGCATTGCCGTGCACACCCGCACGAAGAGGCGGTCCGGCGCCGGTGTCGGGTTCAGGAAATTGCCGGACTGCGCGGGCAGGCTGCGCGTCCAGAAGCTCAGGCGGTTGCCGGCACCGAAGTCGATCGGCGGCGTCACCGCCCAGACCGATGCGGTGCCGTGGTTGTCGGCGACGTACTCGGCGGTGATGCTCGACCCGGGCACGCCGGTGACCGCGCCGGAATGGATGCTGCCCTGGTCCCAACGGCGTGCCGTGGGTGCCGGCCAGTCGGTCGGCAGCGCGCTGGTATTGAAGCGCAGCCAGCCGTCCTCGCCGTACAGCCGGTCGACGTGGTCGAAATCCTCGGCGCAGACGGGCGCTTCCCCGGCCGCCGGCGCCGCGCCGGGTGCCGCGCGCTGGTAGCTCGAAACGGTGGGCTGGGCAACTGCGGCGGACGGCCAGGCCGCGGTGGAAAGGACGACGCCGGCAACGGCCGGCAACCAGCGGACGGAAACGATGTTCATGCGCTCTCCCCGAGCAAGACGGTTAGGAAATGGACGGCGGCCCGGCGGCTACCGCCGGATCGTTGACGTTCCCGGTCTGCGAAGCCGCGATTCCGGTACGGATCGGCCCCTTGAAAGACAGATAGAAGAACCGGCGGCAAATCCCGCAAGGGCTTTCGCTCCGCCGGAAGGTCCGGCCGCGGCGGCGTGGCGCGCCGCGGTCACGGTAGAATCGGCCGATGCCCACCCCCGCCGCCGGCGTCGCCCGCACTCCCAGCCGCACCCTGTCCATTCTCGGCCGCCTGCTCGAGGAGGCGCTGGCACGCGCGCTGGCGCTCGACCCGGAAACCGGGCGGCGCGTGGCCGCGCTGGACGGGCGCAGCGTGGTGCTGCGGTTCGACGGTACCGGCCTGGCGCTGCGCGCCACGGTGGACGAGGGCCGGCTGCGGATCGGACCGGCGTCGGACGACGGCGACCTGCGCCTGGCCGCGACGCCCGGCGCCCTGCTGGCGATGGCGGCCACCCGCGGTGGCGATGCCCCGCTGGCGCCGGGTCGCATCGAGATCGCCGGCGATGCCGAACTGGCACGGCGGCTCGAGCGGATCGTCCACGGTTTCACGCCCGACATCGACGAGGCCTTCGCCCGCGCGTTCGGCGACGTCGCCGGCTTCCAGGTCGCGCGGCTGGCCCGGGGCGGCGCCGGCTGGGTGCGCGCCGCGGCCGGTGCGCTGGCGCGCGACACCGCCGACTACCTGGTCGAGGAAAGCCGCGACCTGGTCGCCAAGGCGGAGGTCGAGACCTTCCTCGACGAGGTCGACGCGCTGCGCGAGCGCAGCGATCGCCTGCACGCCCGCGTACAGCGGCTGGCGGGCCGGGTCCCGGGCGCCGGCACGTGACACCGGTGCGCCTGGTACCGCGCCTCGGCCGCATCCTGATCGTGGCATCGCGGCACGGCCTGTTCGACCTCGTCGACGACGCGCGCGGCGGCCGTTCGCTGCGCTGGCTGCGCCGTCTGCTGCCCGGACCGTCGGCAGCGGTCGCGAGCCAGCCGCGCGGCGCCCGCCTGGCACTGGCGCTGACCCAACTCGGGCCGATCTTCGTCAAGTTCGGGCAGATCCTCTCGACCCGTCGCGACCTGCTGCCGGCGGACATCGCCGACGAGCTGACCGCGTTGCAGGATCGCGTCGCGCCGTTTCCCGGTGCCGTCGCCCGCGCCGCCGTCGAGCGCGAGCTGCGCAAGCCGGTCGCGACCTTGTTCGCCGCGTTCGACGAGACGCCGCTGGCCTCCGCGTCGATCGCCCAGGTGCACGCGGCCACGCTGCCGGACGGCCGCGCGGTCGTGGTCAAGGTGCTGCGGCCGGACATCGCGCCGCGCATCGCGCGGGACGTCGCGCTGCTGCGCGCGCTGGCCGACGTCGCCGCGCGCCATCATCCCAATGCCGACAAGATCCGGCCGCACGAGGTCGTCGACGAGATCGAGACCACCCTCGTCAACGAGCTGGACCTGCAACGCGAGGGGGCCAACGCCAGCCTGCTGCGCCGCAATTTCGCCGGTTCCGACGACCTGAAGGTGCCCGAGGTCCACTGGTCGCACAGCACCGCCGGCGTGCTGACGCTCGAGCGCGTCAGCGGGATCCCGGTGGACGACCTGGCAGCCCTCGACGCCGCCGGCATCGACCGCCGGCGGCTGGCGGCCAAGGGTGTGGAGTTGTTCTACACCCAGGTCTTCCGCGACAACTTCTTCCACGCCGACGCCCATGCCGGCAACATCTGGGTGGACACCACCCGCCGTGAGGACCCGCGCTTCATCGCGCTCGACTTCGGCATCATGGGCACGCTGCCGGAGGCCGACCAGTACTGGCTGGCCGAGAACTTCATCGCGCTGTTCAACCAGGACTACCGGCGCATCGCCGAGCTGCACGTGCGTGCCGGCTGGATGCCGGCGAGCGTCCGCCTGGACGAGCTCGAGTCGGCCGTGCGCGCCGTCTGCGAACCGTACTTCACGCGGCCGCTCAGCGAGATCTCCCTGGCCGAGGTCACGGTCAAGCTGTTCCAGACCGCGCGCCGCTACCAGTTGGTGCTGCAGCCCCAGCTGATCCTGCTGCAGAAGACGCTGCTCAACATCGAGGGCGTCGGACGCCTGCTCGACCCGTCGATCGACATCTGGGCCACCGCCAAGCCGGTGCTGGAGCGGATCTGGCGGCGGCGCCACGGCCCGCGCGCGCTGCTGGCGCGGCTGCGGCGGCGCGTACCTGAATGGCTGGCCGCGGCACCGGACATGCCGACCCTGACGCACCGCCTGCTGGAGCAGGCGACCGAGGGCCGGCTGGAACTTCGCCTCGCATCCGACGATCTGAAGCGCCTGGCCGGCACTGCCCGCAGCGACCGGCGCAGCGCTGGCTGGCGCATGCTGGGCGCCGCCCTGGTGGTCGCCGCCGCGCTGCTGTGGACGTCCGCACCCGATACCGCACGGGCGGG
Protein-coding regions in this window:
- a CDS encoding choice-of-anchor J domain-containing protein → MNIVSVRWLPAVAGVVLSTAAWPSAAVAQPTVSSYQRAAPGAAPAAGEAPVCAEDFDHVDRLYGEDGWLRFNTSALPTDWPAPTARRWDQGSIHSGAVTGVPGSSITAEYVADNHGTASVWAVTPPIDFGAGNRLSFWTRSLPAQSGNFLNPTPAPDRLFVRVCTAMPCLDVGADEAAVGDFTTAVLAINENLAWPEQSDGWPAYPFYWSRYQIDDLPMSGTGRIAFHYHVPNYWWPDFATWPNWGSNGTQVNIDAVELQGAARCPFRHNRLFGAGFEPTAPMLTQSVDPRTITHPLNIGCALQPTSYLRRFDLAGVPVLSGVATDTIEVASVEVGIELARKNQHIKTTLYTIPDGAPLTYANLTPIGSARTQVSISDSGALKNLPVAGLIETSAGTPVAVDLVVEVTAEDGLEFLLGANSAGQTAPSFLAASGCGNPEPTDLATGDFGGGVNYPDIHLIMTVNFEDPADPGT
- a CDS encoding NAD-dependent epimerase/dehydratase family protein, which gives rise to MQILLTGAGGLLGRAIARQLVDRGHLVRALVRTPQPPLDALGVEQWEGTTESLDTVIAIANGCDAIVHVAGNADPLAAIEACYEANVAATDVVLAAAELAGVRRLVFTSCASVVVGVHDINGGGETLPYPPRWPAAYPHAKALAEQRVLAANGEALATVALRPGLLWAPEEARVTPRLIDLARRGRLRLTASPANRIDCCHVENAALAHALAVERLEPDAAIAGRSYFVSDGEPISIEALLAALLRAHGLALPTRRLSPQLAHWLAASAGLRRRLPGGRQPLLEPFLLNLVNRNAWFNIAAARRDLGYAPQASTRDALARLARR
- a CDS encoding serine/threonine-protein kinase — protein: MTTLTFEPGGALRSRLVSSLLGAGLAPLEPGTRIGPFRVVREIGQGGLGVVHLAERADGAFEQQVALKLIAPEADADVAEALLARERRLLARLQHPNIARLLDGGRSETGLLWFAMDHVEGERIDRWCDRHQCDLRARIGLMLAVCAAVAYAHARLVVHRDIKPSNILVDADGVPKLLDFGIAAALDDASDDPARRAATPGYASPEQHRGDPAGVAQDIYQLGRLLAALLERTPARSRRADVEAVCRRATAAQAEARYANVEGFAADLRALVEHRPVAARRGGSLHRFGLLVRRHRLGTIGLFAAGLVLVATIGYFLWNLDLARDRAEREARTARRVSGFLASVFEQADPARNRGVRPDVDTLLAEGARRIETELADEPAVMGELLTTLATVYLKLNDNHAAQPLLDRAVALAEHDPELPSSVRAQRYWLQAMALRQTDRDRAAALLERAQAVIGDATPEEAGLHNRILHAQAMLDSAAGRKDRMVARLHEALAHGRRHLPEGDPGTTANLLSLGQELIGTDRGDEALDLLEEALRRAREFQGERHPYTVYAQSMLASALEAQGRSSEAEALMGQVLVATRELFGERSGNYAVQLNQQAGLLLRRGDPKAAEPPLRQALAIGEALSAENDLASVDTLQLLGDALLAQGDAPGAEAAYRRMLERNREGRHAQEADVGQRSLKLAQALAAQERCDEAAAALATARRRAATVPAPPSLQSELAVPLRGCDR
- a CDS encoding ubiquinone biosynthesis accessory factor UbiJ, which encodes MPTPAAGVARTPSRTLSILGRLLEEALARALALDPETGRRVAALDGRSVVLRFDGTGLALRATVDEGRLRIGPASDDGDLRLAATPGALLAMAATRGGDAPLAPGRIEIAGDAELARRLERIVHGFTPDIDEAFARAFGDVAGFQVARLARGGAGWVRAAAGALARDTADYLVEESRDLVAKAEVETFLDEVDALRERSDRLHARVQRLAGRVPGAGT
- a CDS encoding ECF-type sigma factor codes for the protein MDVPEDITRLLDQARDGERDAWARLLRRTYADIKRLARHQLAQGATMPTLNTTGLVNEWYLRIVDAGDAVPENRQHFFALTARIMRQVICAYARERATAKRGGDQRRVELDQIDQEIGEEANRFVALDQALTRLAVENGNMVRVVECRFFAGMTETETAEAAAIPLRTVQWLWAQARERLAHILEAP
- the ubiB gene encoding ubiquinone biosynthesis regulatory protein kinase UbiB, producing the protein MTPVRLVPRLGRILIVASRHGLFDLVDDARGGRSLRWLRRLLPGPSAAVASQPRGARLALALTQLGPIFVKFGQILSTRRDLLPADIADELTALQDRVAPFPGAVARAAVERELRKPVATLFAAFDETPLASASIAQVHAATLPDGRAVVVKVLRPDIAPRIARDVALLRALADVAARHHPNADKIRPHEVVDEIETTLVNELDLQREGANASLLRRNFAGSDDLKVPEVHWSHSTAGVLTLERVSGIPVDDLAALDAAGIDRRRLAAKGVELFYTQVFRDNFFHADAHAGNIWVDTTRREDPRFIALDFGIMGTLPEADQYWLAENFIALFNQDYRRIAELHVRAGWMPASVRLDELESAVRAVCEPYFTRPLSEISLAEVTVKLFQTARRYQLVLQPQLILLQKTLLNIEGVGRLLDPSIDIWATAKPVLERIWRRRHGPRALLARLRRRVPEWLAAAPDMPTLTHRLLEQATEGRLELRLASDDLKRLAGTARSDRRSAGWRMLGAALVVAAALLWTSAPDTARAGDVPWPAWLALLGATGAFFAALRSTDT